The Haloferax sp. Atlit-12N genome window below encodes:
- a CDS encoding haloacid dehalogenase type II has product MSFDPDHVSTVTFDSYSTLVDVEAAETALAERVDDPEPVSKLWRSRSLEYTFVGNHIDEYEPFYEVNRAALQYALEAYGASVSATERDEILSVYHELDVFDDVRDAVGRLRDAGYDCYVVSNGNPEMLDSMVDHADIRDLLDGVVSADEVGVFKPDVEIYRHAAGRTGTPIDEIAHATAGWFDVMGAQHAGMQGVWVDRKDSPWEPFGPEPDLSVPDLTTLVDRLVGDGPRAAD; this is encoded by the coding sequence ATGTCGTTCGACCCGGACCACGTCTCGACGGTCACGTTCGACTCGTACAGCACCCTCGTGGACGTCGAGGCCGCCGAAACGGCGCTGGCCGAGCGCGTCGACGACCCCGAACCCGTCTCGAAGCTCTGGCGGTCGCGGTCGCTCGAATACACGTTCGTCGGCAACCATATCGACGAGTACGAGCCCTTCTACGAGGTCAACCGCGCGGCGCTCCAGTACGCGCTGGAGGCCTACGGCGCGTCGGTCTCGGCGACCGAGCGCGACGAGATTCTCTCGGTCTATCACGAACTCGACGTGTTCGACGACGTGCGCGACGCGGTCGGCCGCCTTCGCGACGCCGGCTACGACTGCTACGTCGTCTCCAACGGGAACCCGGAGATGCTCGACTCGATGGTCGACCACGCGGACATCCGCGACCTCCTCGACGGCGTCGTCAGCGCCGACGAGGTCGGGGTGTTCAAACCCGACGTGGAGATTTACCGCCACGCGGCCGGCCGCACCGGGACGCCCATCGACGAAATCGCCCACGCGACCGCCGGCTGGTTCGACGTGATGGGGGCGCAACACGCCGGGATGCAGGGCGTCTGGGTCGACCGGAAGGACTCGCCGTGGGAACCGTTCGGGCCGGAACCCGACCTCTCTGTCCCGGACCTCACGACGCTCGTGGACAGGCTCGTCGGCGACGGCCCACGCGCGGCGGACTGA
- a CDS encoding Ig-like domain-containing protein, with the protein MSRLSLDSRGVSEILGLVFAFGLVVSVIAMVQLAGTPVWTAGDEADHSASVSTDLASLDSQVFRASGVDAGSRVAVDSDVSYPERYLVVSPPDSIGTFRVDGADAVTVTGVSAVGPERVFWNGSAHTYATGAIVYEPDYAERDEARMVLESGVSYLDTDGTPVVHRQSLVRGTTVTLVFFEGDLDGHTTAGDTVALAPVSVRTESLPVYNATDPVRISVPTYLSEDAWVDLMAEEPHARVVSYASSGDHAVVTIELDAGVRYDFRVARLGVGEAVEPDPAAYAIAVEGEDAAVPSGGRETLVVRAFDRYGAPAAGATLTVASPTSLGGTVAPTDGATAVTDESGRASFTYTAPDGVTEIEHDTVTVTLDGASGPGATVTFPLEVRGMGETYEVRNAVTATPTPTPTPTPTPTPTATPTPTPTPTATPTPTPTPTPVPEDDFTIDDGEVVPSDDFTGEFELLGSAIKNGRYDVPVSVTFVVDGVPHSPFDWDNVNDGASHSFNVAGDAGDALSIIAAADGYVTADSSVDHRQVAVLRDGDPVPEIKGYNGQDDAAEFVAPYISDDGQTMALDSNQAIFLFELGTTNTNSGAFDMQDVVILVTLWEDD; encoded by the coding sequence GTGTCTCGCCTCTCTCTGGACTCTCGCGGCGTGTCCGAAATCCTCGGGCTCGTCTTCGCGTTCGGTCTCGTCGTGTCGGTCATCGCCATGGTCCAACTCGCGGGCACGCCCGTCTGGACCGCCGGCGACGAGGCCGACCACAGCGCCAGCGTCTCGACCGACCTCGCGTCGCTCGACTCGCAGGTGTTCCGCGCCTCCGGCGTCGACGCCGGCAGTCGCGTCGCGGTCGACTCGGATGTGTCGTATCCCGAGCGGTATCTCGTGGTCTCGCCGCCCGACAGCATCGGGACGTTCCGGGTCGACGGCGCGGACGCCGTGACCGTCACGGGCGTCTCCGCGGTCGGCCCCGAGCGGGTCTTCTGGAACGGCTCGGCGCACACCTACGCGACCGGAGCCATCGTCTACGAACCCGACTACGCCGAGCGCGACGAGGCCCGGATGGTGCTCGAAAGCGGCGTCTCGTACCTCGACACCGACGGCACCCCAGTCGTCCACCGCCAGTCGCTCGTCCGCGGCACGACCGTCACGCTCGTCTTCTTCGAAGGCGACCTCGACGGCCACACGACCGCCGGCGACACCGTGGCGCTCGCGCCCGTCTCCGTCCGCACCGAGTCGCTGCCCGTCTACAACGCCACCGACCCGGTTCGCATCTCGGTGCCGACCTACCTCTCCGAGGACGCGTGGGTCGACCTCATGGCCGAGGAACCCCACGCACGGGTCGTCTCCTACGCCTCCAGCGGCGACCACGCGGTCGTCACTATCGAACTCGACGCGGGCGTCCGCTACGACTTCCGCGTCGCTCGCCTCGGCGTCGGCGAGGCTGTCGAACCCGACCCCGCCGCCTACGCCATCGCGGTCGAAGGCGAGGACGCCGCGGTCCCCTCCGGCGGCCGCGAGACGCTCGTCGTCCGCGCGTTCGACCGGTACGGCGCGCCCGCGGCGGGCGCGACACTGACCGTCGCCTCGCCGACCTCGCTCGGCGGTACCGTCGCCCCCACCGACGGGGCGACCGCCGTCACCGACGAGTCGGGCCGCGCGAGCTTCACGTACACCGCGCCCGACGGCGTGACCGAAATCGAACACGACACGGTCACCGTCACCCTCGACGGGGCGTCCGGCCCCGGCGCGACCGTCACCTTCCCGCTGGAAGTCCGCGGGATGGGCGAGACCTACGAGGTCAGAAACGCTGTTACCGCGACGCCGACTCCGACTCCGACTCCGACTCCGACCCCGACCCCGACAGCCACTCCGACTCCGACCCCGACCCCGACAGCCACTCCGACCCCAACGCCCACGCCGACACCGGTGCCCGAAGATGACTTCACCATCGACGACGGCGAGGTCGTCCCCTCCGACGACTTCACGGGCGAGTTCGAACTGCTCGGCAGCGCCATCAAGAACGGGCGGTACGACGTGCCCGTCTCCGTGACGTTCGTCGTCGACGGCGTGCCGCACAGCCCGTTCGACTGGGACAACGTGAACGACGGCGCGTCGCACTCGTTCAACGTGGCAGGCGATGCCGGTGACGCGCTCTCCATCATCGCCGCGGCCGACGGCTACGTCACGGCCGACTCGTCGGTCGACCACCGGCAGGTCGCGGTCCTCCGCGACGGCGACCCGGTGCCGGAGATAAAAGGCTACAACGGACAGGACGACGCCGCCGAGTTCGTCGCCCCCTACATCAGCGACGACGGGCAGACGATGGCACTCGACAGCAACCAAGCCATCTTCCTGTTCGAACTCGGGACGACGAACACGAACAGCGGCGCGTTCGACATGCAGGACGTGGTCATCCTCGTGACCCTCTGGGAGGACGACTGA
- a CDS encoding type II secretion system F family protein, giving the protein MPADSSTSVPLPDYEVEQYFPREHFDESPEEVKRLRQRYGYVRTYFKRNPAGHRDLQRWLNQTRVGMTYDLYLTQSLKLAFVTATFGSLVGLALTFVLARAGVLANASSPVSFGIAAQYVAPLLPYKVPILGAALVALVGGLAAAGTYYARYYLPKSRAEMRGRSIDILLPHAIVYMYALSHGGMSFLEVIRSVADAPDYGEVSREFEMIARDMDLFGNDLFTALRNSRNLTPSINFEQFLDDLLSVLDSGGDVTAFLDRESATYLEEARDEQEDFIETLSMLSEVFVAAFVAAPLLLIVTLMVISFLGGDTLVQLYALNYLIFPLGMALFLLLVDVLSSPYTQDTVRTKHDVTVLEEIRTVVANFLGAMRREVQRAREARWGGDRVASDGGFVDERLDDYRRENAVYELRTLIGDPLDIMRRQPYLSAVVTVPLALLSVVGVLVLGLATPTLDAMLANPYNTTVWFVVLPFAIVAVPLTVFHELRTRRERTLERRFPDTLNLLSSANQMGISLVEALALVSRWSNGALADELRALRNDIRWNHDAHSALMAFASRLNVPQLSRVIRLIASGGRTSGDLSRVLSVAAEDTRNRYKLEKSRRRAMGSYIAIVVIGYFVYLFVILMLGASYLGPLAEMSAPSTSASMDGQSLPMGISSVPLANFHVVFFHSALIQAVGSGLLAGKLADNSALSGLKYALGLSALALVAFALV; this is encoded by the coding sequence ATGCCCGCTGACTCGTCGACCTCGGTCCCCCTGCCCGACTACGAGGTCGAGCAGTACTTCCCACGCGAACACTTCGACGAGTCGCCCGAGGAGGTCAAGCGGCTCCGCCAGCGCTACGGGTACGTCCGCACGTACTTCAAGCGCAACCCGGCGGGCCACCGCGACCTCCAGCGCTGGCTGAACCAGACCCGCGTGGGCATGACCTACGACCTGTACCTCACGCAGTCGCTTAAGCTGGCGTTCGTCACCGCGACCTTCGGCTCGCTCGTCGGGCTCGCGCTCACGTTCGTCCTCGCCCGTGCGGGCGTGTTGGCGAACGCGTCAAGCCCTGTGAGCTTCGGCATCGCGGCGCAGTACGTCGCCCCGCTGCTCCCCTACAAGGTCCCCATCCTCGGCGCGGCCCTCGTCGCCCTCGTCGGCGGATTGGCGGCCGCCGGGACCTACTACGCCCGGTACTACCTCCCCAAGAGCCGCGCCGAGATGCGCGGCCGGAGCATCGACATCCTGCTCCCGCACGCCATCGTCTACATGTACGCGCTCAGCCACGGCGGGATGAGCTTCCTCGAAGTCATCCGCTCCGTCGCGGACGCGCCCGACTACGGCGAGGTGTCCCGCGAGTTCGAGATGATCGCCCGCGACATGGACCTGTTCGGCAACGACCTGTTCACGGCGCTCCGCAACTCCCGGAACCTGACGCCCTCGATAAACTTCGAGCAGTTCCTCGACGACTTGCTGTCGGTCCTCGACTCCGGCGGCGACGTGACCGCCTTCCTCGACCGCGAGTCCGCGACGTACCTCGAAGAGGCCCGCGACGAGCAGGAGGACTTCATCGAGACGCTGTCGATGCTCTCTGAGGTGTTCGTCGCCGCGTTCGTCGCCGCGCCGCTCTTGCTCATCGTCACCCTGATGGTCATCAGCTTCCTCGGCGGCGACACGCTCGTCCAGCTGTACGCCCTGAACTACCTCATCTTCCCGTTGGGGATGGCGTTGTTCCTGCTCCTCGTGGACGTGCTCTCCTCGCCGTACACGCAGGACACGGTGCGGACGAAACACGACGTGACCGTCCTCGAAGAGATTCGGACGGTCGTGGCCAACTTCCTCGGCGCGATGCGCCGCGAGGTCCAGCGCGCCCGCGAGGCCCGCTGGGGCGGCGACCGCGTCGCCTCCGACGGCGGCTTCGTCGACGAACGACTCGACGACTACCGCCGCGAAAACGCGGTGTACGAGCTTCGGACGCTCATCGGCGACCCGCTCGACATCATGCGCCGCCAGCCGTACCTCTCGGCCGTCGTCACGGTGCCTCTCGCGCTCCTATCGGTCGTCGGTGTCCTCGTGCTCGGCCTCGCGACGCCGACGCTCGACGCCATGCTCGCGAACCCGTACAACACGACGGTCTGGTTCGTCGTCCTCCCGTTCGCCATCGTCGCGGTCCCCCTGACGGTCTTCCACGAGCTTCGGACCCGCCGCGAGCGCACGCTCGAACGGCGGTTCCCCGACACGCTGAACCTGCTGTCGAGCGCCAACCAGATGGGTATCTCCCTGGTCGAGGCGCTCGCGCTCGTCTCCCGGTGGTCGAACGGCGCGCTCGCGGACGAACTCCGCGCGCTCCGCAACGACATCCGCTGGAACCACGACGCCCACTCGGCGCTCATGGCGTTCGCCAGCCGGCTCAACGTCCCGCAACTCTCGCGGGTCATCCGGCTCATCGCCAGCGGTGGCCGCACCAGCGGCGACCTCTCGCGCGTCCTCAGCGTCGCCGCAGAGGACACCCGAAACCGGTACAAACTCGAAAAGTCGCGCCGTCGTGCGATGGGTTCGTACATCGCCATCGTCGTCATCGGGTACTTCGTCTACCTGTTCGTCATCCTGATGCTCGGCGCGAGCTACCTCGGCCCTCTCGCCGAGATGTCCGCGCCGTCGACGTCCGCGTCGATGGACGGACAGTCGCTCCCCATGGGCATCTCGTCGGTGCCGCTGGCGAACTTCCACGTGGTGTTCTTCCACTCCGCGTTGATTCAGGCGGTCGGAAGCGGACTCCTCGCCGGAAAACTGGCCGACAACAGCGCCCTCAGCGGGCTGAAGTACGCTCTCGGACTGTCCGCGCTGGCGCTCGTCGCCTTCGCACTGGTGTAA
- a CDS encoding type II/IV secretion system ATPase subunit — protein sequence MASPDKNSQTDRRDGEESFRADGAGTAELVPTTGPEAMAARASELPVPASDRIEYGPVEDPLTDEAVDEDRPETLREAVLREVKAFFAEIDDETAFAPTPSEAFIEDNFFDFSFLEGVEAVEHYWVNKPFAFVSILYDHEKREHQYHVSEPRLDAFEDFVRDDLTKILRNSLLYRDLDADGDREDVFDDEAREIITEHAATVEDGSLWKLFYFLLRDFIHFGRIDPVMRDPGIEDISCDGDDVPVYVFHSVYRDVPTNVVFDDGDLSSFTIRLAQRAGKQVTVSDPLVDASLPDGSRVQLTLGSDVATRGSNFTIRKFSDVPLSPVDLVRWNTFSVEQMAYFWLAIENNRSLIFAGGTGSGKTTSMNAVSFFVPGHAKVVSIEDTREITLPHDNWIQSVTRDTFTADGRGEVSMYALLQAALRQRPEYLLVGEIRTEERVALTFFHSIATGHTAYTTFHADSSEGVVHRMRNEPLGVPAQMLSDLDIISVQKQIHLDGDRTRRNIAVTEIAGVDDDGEVELRDVFKRNPENDAHERVGDSVVLDEIAAERGWTKADLQYELDVRADVLRYIAASGVDDYLTVSAMIRRFERDREGLLAHVYAETSLVSVDDEADEDDAAADDFDDEEIEVSPETEQLLADLFDIELDDDADADAADDADADAADDADAADGSEVGDSDDATEFDDIAEAGPAPADDASDADEAVSDDDDREADDAR from the coding sequence ATGGCGTCTCCTGACAAGAACTCCCAGACTGACCGCCGCGATGGCGAAGAATCGTTCCGAGCAGACGGTGCCGGCACCGCCGAACTGGTCCCCACGACCGGTCCGGAGGCGATGGCCGCCCGCGCGAGTGAACTACCGGTCCCCGCGTCGGACCGCATCGAATACGGCCCCGTCGAAGACCCGCTCACCGACGAAGCGGTGGATGAAGACCGCCCGGAAACGCTCCGGGAGGCCGTCCTCCGCGAGGTGAAGGCGTTCTTCGCCGAAATCGACGACGAGACGGCGTTCGCGCCGACGCCCTCGGAGGCGTTCATCGAAGACAACTTCTTCGACTTCTCGTTCCTCGAGGGCGTCGAGGCCGTCGAACACTACTGGGTGAACAAGCCCTTCGCGTTCGTCTCCATCCTGTACGACCACGAGAAGCGCGAACACCAGTACCACGTGAGCGAGCCACGCCTCGACGCCTTCGAGGACTTCGTGCGCGACGACCTGACGAAGATTCTGCGCAACAGCCTCCTGTACCGCGACCTCGACGCCGACGGCGACCGCGAGGACGTGTTCGACGACGAGGCCCGCGAGATAATCACCGAACACGCGGCGACGGTCGAAGACGGGTCGCTCTGGAAGCTGTTTTACTTCCTGCTCCGCGACTTCATTCACTTCGGCCGCATCGACCCCGTGATGCGAGACCCCGGCATCGAAGACATCTCCTGTGACGGCGACGACGTGCCGGTCTACGTTTTCCACAGCGTCTACCGGGACGTGCCGACGAACGTGGTCTTCGACGACGGCGACCTCTCGTCGTTCACCATCCGCCTCGCGCAACGCGCGGGCAAGCAGGTAACCGTCTCCGACCCACTCGTGGACGCGAGCCTCCCGGACGGCTCCCGCGTCCAGTTGACTCTCGGCTCCGACGTCGCCACCCGCGGGTCGAACTTCACCATCCGGAAGTTCTCGGACGTGCCGCTGTCGCCGGTCGACCTCGTGCGCTGGAACACCTTCAGCGTCGAGCAGATGGCGTACTTCTGGCTCGCCATCGAGAACAACCGGTCGCTCATCTTCGCGGGCGGCACGGGCTCCGGGAAGACCACCTCGATGAACGCGGTGTCCTTCTTCGTTCCCGGCCACGCGAAGGTCGTCTCCATCGAGGACACGCGCGAAATCACGCTCCCGCACGACAACTGGATTCAGTCCGTCACCCGCGACACGTTCACGGCCGACGGCCGCGGCGAGGTGTCGATGTACGCGCTCCTGCAGGCCGCGCTCCGACAGCGCCCCGAGTACCTGCTGGTCGGTGAGATTCGCACGGAAGAACGCGTCGCCCTGACCTTCTTCCACTCCATCGCCACGGGCCACACCGCGTACACGACGTTCCACGCCGACTCCTCGGAGGGTGTGGTCCACCGCATGCGCAACGAGCCCCTCGGCGTGCCCGCTCAGATGCTCTCGGACCTCGATATCATCTCGGTCCAAAAGCAGATTCACCTCGACGGCGACCGGACCCGCCGGAACATCGCCGTCACCGAAATCGCCGGCGTCGACGACGACGGCGAGGTCGAACTCCGCGACGTGTTCAAGCGCAACCCCGAGAACGACGCCCACGAGCGCGTCGGCGACTCGGTCGTCCTCGACGAAATCGCCGCCGAGCGCGGCTGGACGAAGGCCGACCTGCAGTACGAACTCGACGTTCGCGCCGACGTGCTCCGGTACATCGCCGCCTCGGGCGTCGACGACTACCTGACCGTGTCGGCGATGATTCGCCGCTTCGAGCGCGACCGCGAAGGCCTCCTCGCGCACGTCTACGCCGAGACCTCGCTGGTCTCCGTCGACGACGAGGCCGACGAGGACGACGCCGCGGCCGACGACTTCGACGACGAAGAAATCGAGGTCTCGCCCGAGACCGAGCAACTCCTCGCCGACCTGTTCGACATCGAGTTGGACGACGACGCGGACGCCGACGCGGCAGACGACGCGGATGCCGACGCGGCAGACGACGCTGACGCCGCCGACGGTTCGGAAGTCGGCGACAGCGACGACGCCACCGAGTTCGACGATATCGCGGAGGCCGGCCCTGCGCCGGCCGATGACGCCTCGGACGCGGACGAAGCCGTGAGCGACGACGACGACCGGGAGGCCGACGATGCCCGCTGA
- a CDS encoding CBS domain-containing protein has product MDIADIATPDFIEVDVDERLGKVRSIFERENPKGIIVQDDGEYAGVIGEKQLINSHVEDNTKAAALTKAVPKIDRHENVREVARMLVEGDTKVAPVYEGEKQYGIITQDAILEAVLDHLDALTVEQIYTDDVVTIGERDHLGQAINRLREHGVSRLPVLDPDGRLTGILTTYDLVEFMVRDEGRQGKQDRRGDTDRMLDLPVYDLMTSPARTATPEESVRDAVARMLEHDIAGLVVTPADDDGEVLGVVTKTDVLRALTYTEEEQMDVQVTNIGLLETLSRADINSAITEVADKYQRMSVLHAHVRFHEHKEKLRGTPLIQCQIRLRTSHGQLAGSGEGYGAEHAFHVALDKLERNVLEVKGFEADERYRGQLLRKLNEL; this is encoded by the coding sequence ATGGATATTGCTGATATCGCCACTCCTGATTTCATCGAGGTCGACGTTGACGAGCGATTAGGCAAGGTCCGCTCAATCTTCGAGCGGGAAAACCCTAAGGGCATCATCGTCCAGGACGACGGCGAGTACGCGGGCGTCATCGGTGAGAAGCAGCTCATCAACTCGCACGTCGAAGACAACACCAAAGCGGCCGCGCTGACGAAGGCCGTCCCCAAGATAGACCGTCACGAGAACGTGCGGGAGGTCGCGCGCATGCTCGTCGAGGGCGACACGAAGGTCGCGCCGGTCTACGAGGGCGAAAAACAGTACGGCATCATCACGCAGGACGCCATCCTCGAGGCCGTCCTCGACCACCTCGACGCGCTGACCGTCGAGCAGATCTACACCGACGACGTGGTCACCATCGGCGAGCGCGACCACCTCGGGCAGGCCATCAACCGTCTCCGCGAACACGGCGTCTCGCGGCTGCCGGTCCTCGACCCGGACGGCCGCCTCACGGGCATCCTGACCACCTACGACCTCGTCGAGTTCATGGTGCGCGACGAGGGCCGACAGGGCAAGCAGGACCGCCGCGGCGACACCGACCGGATGCTCGACCTCCCGGTCTACGACCTCATGACCAGCCCCGCGCGCACGGCGACGCCCGAAGAGAGCGTCCGCGACGCGGTCGCGCGCATGCTGGAACACGACATCGCCGGGCTCGTCGTCACGCCCGCCGACGACGACGGCGAGGTCCTCGGCGTGGTGACCAAGACCGACGTGCTCCGCGCGCTCACCTACACCGAAGAAGAGCAGATGGACGTGCAGGTCACGAACATCGGCCTCCTCGAGACGCTGAGCCGCGCCGACATCAACTCGGCTATCACCGAGGTCGCGGACAAGTACCAGCGGATGAGCGTGCTCCACGCCCACGTCCGCTTCCACGAGCACAAGGAGAAACTCCGCGGGACGCCGCTCATCCAGTGCCAGATTCGGCTCCGCACGAGCCACGGCCAACTGGCCGGGAGTGGCGAGGGCTACGGCGCGGAACACGCGTTCCACGTCGCGCTCGACAAGCTCGAACGCAACGTGCTCGAAGTCAAGGGCTTCGAGGCCGACGAGCGCTACCGCGGCCAGCTCCTCCGCAAGCTGAACGAGCTGTAA
- the radB gene encoding DNA repair and recombination protein RadB: protein MTESVSTGCTALDDLLDGGFERGTVTQVYGPSAAGKTNVALSAAVRVAAAGGTVVYIDTEGLSVDRFQQLAEAVAPEDVESVTSRLMISEAYDFEDQEQAVRDAEEFAASADLIVLDSATGFYRLERTAEGDGGEALRRVARQVTHLLSLARKHDLAVVLTNQVYSDPDTDRTRALGGHTLEHWTGTVVRLDRFRGGNRRATLEKHRAKPAGETATFKITDRGLSTTDV, encoded by the coding sequence GTGACAGAGTCAGTCTCCACCGGGTGCACGGCGCTCGACGACCTCCTCGACGGCGGGTTCGAACGCGGCACCGTCACGCAGGTGTACGGCCCCTCCGCGGCCGGCAAGACGAACGTCGCGCTCTCGGCGGCGGTCCGGGTCGCCGCCGCGGGCGGCACCGTCGTCTACATCGACACCGAGGGCCTGTCGGTCGACCGCTTCCAACAACTCGCGGAGGCGGTCGCCCCCGAGGACGTGGAGTCTGTGACCTCGCGGCTGATGATAAGCGAGGCGTACGACTTCGAGGATCAAGAACAGGCGGTCCGCGACGCCGAGGAGTTCGCCGCCAGCGCCGACCTCATCGTCCTCGACTCCGCGACCGGTTTCTACCGGCTGGAACGGACCGCCGAGGGCGACGGCGGCGAGGCGCTGCGCCGAGTCGCTCGGCAGGTCACGCACCTGCTGTCGCTCGCGCGCAAACACGACCTCGCGGTCGTCCTGACGAATCAGGTGTACTCCGACCCCGACACCGACCGGACGCGGGCGCTCGGCGGCCACACCCTCGAACACTGGACCGGCACCGTCGTCCGCCTCGACCGCTTCCGCGGCGGCAACCGCCGGGCGACGCTCGAAAAGCACCGCGCGAAACCCGCCGGGGAGACGGCGACGTTCAAGATAACGGACCGCGGGCTCTCCACGACTGACGTATAG